The Bacteroides fragilis NCTC 9343 genome includes the window TTGGTCTGTCCTGACGGATCAGGTTCGTGACCGACACGATTGACTGAAATCACCGGAAGCCCATTGGCTACCGCATGCGCACGCTGAGAAATAATCCAAGCATTGAGCTGACGTTTCTTTTCGTCATCTGTATCTGTACTCTCCCAACCGATAGCAGTAGGATAAATCAAAATCTCAGCTCCTTTCAACGCCATCAGGCGAGCAGCTTCCGGATACCATTGATCCCAGCAAACCAACACACCCAACTTGCCTAAAGAGGTCTGAATCGGTTCAAAGCCAATATCTCCCGGAGTAAAATAGAATTTCTCGTAATAAGCCGGATCATCAGGAATATGCATCTTACGATATTTTCCGGCAATACTTCCATCCCGGTCAAAGACAACAGCTGTATTATGATATAGTCCCGGAGCACGTTTCTCAAACAAAGAAGTAACAAGCACTATCCGATTGGCTGCCGCCAGTTCGGAATAGAATCCGGTAGAAGGGCCAGGAATGGGTTCTGCCAGTTCAAATAAATCCGTATTCTCTGTCTGACAGAAATACAAAGAATTATGAAGTTCTTGCAGAACAACAAGTTGAGCGCCATTAGCGGCACATGCTTCAATACTTTTAGCCAGGTTCATCAGGTTTATCCTAATATCTGATGTGTTAGCCTGTTGAATGATTCCTACTTTTATTTTTCTCATACTTTAATTTATTATTTAATCACTCCTGTCGGATATTGCATCGTCACACAATGCAAAGATCCATGCTGCTTAATAAGTGCACGGCAATCAATGCCTACCACTTCGTATGTCGGAAAAGCCTCACACAGCACTTCTTTCGCCAATTTATCATTTTCCGGTTGATTATAAGTCGGATAAAGTACAACATCATTCATTATCAAAAAATTGGCATACGTTGCAGGCAATCTCTCTCCCTCTACTTCTATTTTGTCTGCCATAGGCAATGCCAATAAACGATAAGGAGCACCTGATGTAGT containing:
- a CDS encoding carbon-nitrogen hydrolase; translated protein: MRKIKVGIIQQANTSDIRINLMNLAKSIEACAANGAQLVVLQELHNSLYFCQTENTDLFELAEPIPGPSTGFYSELAAANRIVLVTSLFEKRAPGLYHNTAVVFDRDGSIAGKYRKMHIPDDPAYYEKFYFTPGDIGFEPIQTSLGKLGVLVCWDQWYPEAARLMALKGAEILIYPTAIGWESTDTDDEKKRQLNAWIISQRAHAVANGLPVISVNRVGHEPDPSGQTNGILFWGNSFVAGPQGEYLAQAGNDRSENMIVEVDLERSENVRRWWPFLRDRRIDEYGNLTKRFID